The Oryza glaberrima chromosome 9, OglaRS2, whole genome shotgun sequence genome includes a window with the following:
- the LOC127785342 gene encoding tuliposide A-converting enzyme 1, chloroplastic-like, translating into MDPATTELRFDTPLLRIYNDGRVERLFGTETTPAGFDGATGVTSKDVVIDDATGVSARLYIPDLPASGPGHHCKKLPIVVYFHGGGMVLDSAASPTYHRYLNSLVSKAGALAVSVNYRLAPEHPLPAAYDDAWAALSWTASAADPWLSEHGDVGRVFLAGDSGGANVVHNVAIMAGAGQSSLPPGATVEGVIILHPMFSGKEPIDGENAETRELTEKLWPLICADAEAGLDDTRLNPMAEGAPSLQKLGCRKLLVCSAESDIVLARAAAYYQAVMASGWPGMAEWLESKGEEHVFFLNMPDCEESVALMDRVVAFLAGN; encoded by the coding sequence ATGGATCCAGCCACCACCGAGCTGCGGTTCGACACGCCGCTCCTCCGCATCTACAACGACGGCCGCGTGGAGCGCCTCTTCGGCACGGAAACCACACCGGCGGGCTTCGACGGCGCCACCGGGGTCACCTCCAAGGACGTCGTCATCGACGACGCCACCGGCGTCTCTGCCCGCCTCTACATCCCCGACCTCCCCGCCTCCGGCCCCGGTCATCACTGCAAGAAGCTACCCATCGTCGTCtacttccacggcggcggcatggtCCTCGACTCGGCCGCCTCCCCGACGTACCACAGGTACCTCAACTCCCTCGTCTCCAAGGCCGGCGCCCTCGCCGTGTCCGTCAACTACCGGCTTGCCCCGGAGCACCCGCTTCCGGCGGCGTACGACGACGCCTGGGCCGCACTCAGCTGGACCGCGTCAGCTGCCGACCCATGGCTGTCGGAGCACGGTGACGTCGGCCGTGTCTTCTTGGCcggtgacagcggcggcgccaacGTCGTCCACAACGTAGCAATcatggccggcgccggccaaTCTAGCCTACCCCCAGGAGCAACAGTGGAAGGTGTGATCATACTGCATCCCATGTTTTCCGGCAAGGAGCCGATCGACGGCGAGAACGCGGAGACGAGGGAGCTGACGGAGAAGCTCTGGCCCCTGATATGTGCAGACGCAGAGGCTGGGCTCGATGACACGAGGCTGAACCCCATGGCAGAAGGAGCTCCGAGCTTGCAGAAGCTGGGATGCCGGAAGCTGCTCGTCTGCTCGGCCGAGAGCGACATTGTgctggcgagggcggcggcgtacTACCAGGCAGTGATGGCGAGCGGGTGGCCCGGCATGGCTGAGTGGCTGGAGTCCAAGGGAGAGGAGCACGTGTTCTTCCTCAACATGCCGGATTGCGAGGAGTCTGTAGCGCTCATGGACAGGGTAGTCGCCTTCCTCGCGGGTAATTGA
- the LOC127785341 gene encoding probable carboxylesterase 7, with protein MATPAPELSRWLLRVALLAAPLAALLLQLPIPISLKPRSTDTAAAAAMDAAASEIEFDMPGVLRMYKDGRVERFDGTQTVPPSPSGDPANGVVSKDVVLDPAAGISARLYLPPCVEPGKKLPVVLFFHGGAFLVHTAASPLYHRYATSLAAAVPAVVVSADYRLAPEHPVPAAYDDAFAALRAVVAACRPDGAEPWLAAHGDASRVVLAGDSAGANMAHNAAIRLRKEGIEGYGDKVSGVVLLHPYFWGKDPVGGESTDAGYRGSFHGTWEFVSAGKLGLDHPCVNPLASPEEWRQLGAGRVLVTTAEHCWFVERARAYAEGIKKCGWDGEVELHETDGEGHVFFLPKPDCDNAVKELAVVTDFVRRC; from the coding sequence ATGGCAACACCCGCTCCAGAATTGTCGCGTTGGTTGCTGCGTGTGGCTCTGCTCGCCGCTCCGCTTGCTGCTCTGCTCTTGCAGCTCCCGATCCCAATCAGCCTCAAGCCCCGCAGCacggacaccgccgccgccgccgccatggacgccgccgcTTCCGAGATCGAGTTCGATATGCCCGGCGTCCTGCGCATGTACAAGGACGGCCGCGTCGAGCGCTTCGACGGCACGCAGACCGTCCCGCCGTCCCCATCCGGCGACCCCGCCAACGGCGTCGTCTCCAAGGACGTCGTCCTCGACCCGGCCGCCGGCATCTCCGCTCGTCTCTACCTCCCGCCTTGTGTGGAGCCGGGGAAGAAGCTCCCCGTCGTGCTCTTCTTCCACGGCGGCGCGTTCTTGGTCCACACCGCCGCGTCCCCGCTCTACCACAGGTACGCCacctccctcgccgcggcggtccccgccgtcgtcgtctcggcGGACTACCGCCTCGCCCCGGAGCACCCCGTCCCGGCCGCCTACGACGACGCGTTCGCCGCCCTCAGGGCGGTCGTCGCCGCGTGCCGCCCCGACGGCGCCGAGCCCTGGCTCGCCGCGCACGGCGACGCGTCCCGCGTCGTGCTCGCGGGCGACAGCGCCGGCGCCAACATGGCGCACAACGCGGCGATCCGGCTGCGGAAGGAAGGGATCGAGGGTTACGGCGACAAGGTCAGCGGCGTGGTGCTCCTCCACCCCTACTTCTGGGGGAAGGACCCCGTGGGCGGCGAGTCCACCGACGCCGGCTACCGCGGCTCGTTCCACGGCACGTGGGAGTTCGTCAGCGCCGGCAAGCTCGGCCTCGACCACCCGTGCGTCAACCCGCTGGCGTCGCCGGAGGAGTGGAGGCAGCTCGGGGCCGGCCGCGTCCTGGTCACTACGGCGGAGCACTGCTGGTTCGTGGAGAGGGCGCGCGCGTACGCGGAGGGGATCAAGAAGTGCGGGTGGGACGGCGAGGTGGAGCTCCACGAGACCGATGGCGAGGGCCATGTCTTCTTCTTGCCCAAGCCCGACTGCGACAATGCCGTCAAGGAGCTCGCCGTCGTGACCGATTTCGTCCGGCGCTGTTGA